The proteins below are encoded in one region of Oncorhynchus tshawytscha isolate Ot180627B linkage group LG04, Otsh_v2.0, whole genome shotgun sequence:
- the LOC112248448 gene encoding neurofilament light polypeptide isoform X2: MLRSGGYGDSAGGMASRSVYSSHSAPLSYHGSSRLHYPTYSRSSSMLLSTPRSAAAAELDISQAVQVSTEFKAVRTQEKAQLQELNDRFASFIERVHELEQQNKVLDAELLILRQRHGEPSHLRSLYEHEIRQLRAAVEEARDEKQAAQNHRDQMEEVLQSLQGRYEEEVVSREEVEGQLMDARKGADEAALGRAELEKRTETLLDELAFLKRLHEGEIAELQAQVQYNAQVSVEMEVAKPDLSSALRDIRVQYEKLAHRNLQSAEEWFRSKVSVMTEGTARNTDNIRNAKEDAGEYRRLIQTRNQEIEACRDRNQSLENQLQEVEEEQSAEIAALQESIGQLEDELRTTKNEMAQYLKDYQDLLNVKMALDIEIAAYRKLLEGEENRFSAVGPGAMSSVYSQSLCVAPSRNRPMFSMQSSLTSGAPYLRMYSSSFSSADEIIAASQAPPAESSPQEEEEEGEKGDEEAKEEDVEEEKKAEDDNGDMKEEAEEEAKENGDDGGDENQEGRDGEEDGANETEEGHDKGEEDESKKEVEVAEEKEKPKDKNI, encoded by the exons ATGCTGCGCAGTGGAGGGTATGGAGACAGTGCAGGAGGGATGGCATCCAGGTCGGTGTATTCCAGCCACTCTGCCCCCCTCTCATACCATGGGTCATCCCGACTGCATTACCCAACATACAGCCGTAGCTCCTCCATGCTGCTGTCTACCCCCAGATCTGCTGCCGCTGCTGAACTCGACATCAGCCAGGCGGTGCAGGTGAGCACTGAGTTCAAGGCCGTGCGGACGCAGGAGAAAGCCCAGCTACAGGAGCTGAATGACCGCTTTGCCAGTTTCATTGAGCGTGTCCACGAGCTGGAGCAGCAGAACAAGGTGCTGGATGCTGAACTGCTGATCCTCAGGCAGAGGCATGGCGAGCCCTCCCACCTCAGGTCCCTGTATGAGCACGAGATCCGCCAGCTCCGTGCTGCTGTGGAGGAGGCCCGCGATGAGAAACAGGCTGCCCAGAACCACAGGGACCAGATGGAGGAGGTGCTACAGAGTCTGCAGGGACGTTATGAAGAGGAGGTAGTGAGcagggaagaggtggaggggCAACTGATGGATGCCAGGAAAGGGGCGGATGAGGCTGCTTTGGGCCGTGCTGAGctggagaagaggacagagacactGCTGGATGAGCTGGCCTTCCTGAAACGTCTCCACGAGGGGGAGATAGCTGAGCTGCAGGCCCAGGTGCAGTACAATGCCCAGGTGTCCGTGGAGATGGAGGTGGCCAAGCCAGACCTGTCTTCAGCCCTCCGAGACATCCGTGTCCAATATGAGAAACTGGCACATCGCAACCTCCAGTCAGCCGAGGAATGGTTCCGCAGCAAGGTGAGTGTGATGACAGAAGGCACCGCCCGCAACACAGACAACATTCGCAATGCCAAAGAAGATGCCGGGGAGTACCGCCGCCTGATTCAAACACGGAACCAGGAGATTGAAGCCTGCCGTGATAGGAACCAGTCCCTGGAGAATCAGTTACAGGAGGTAGAAGAGGAACAGAGTGCTGAGATTGCAGCCCTACAG GAATCAATTGGCCAGCTGGAGGACGAGTTGAGGACAACCAAGAATGAAATGGCTCAGTACCTGAAGGATTATCAAGACCTCTTGAATGTTAAGATGGCTCTGGACATCGAGATCGCAGCTTACAG GAAGCTGCTTGAAGGGGAGGAGAATCGCTTCAGTGCAGTAGGACCAGGGGCAATGTCCAGTGTCTATTCCCAAAGCCTGTGTGTTGCCCCATCCCGCAACCGCCCCATGTTTTCCATGCAGTCCAGCCTGACCTCTGGTGCCCCCTACCTACGCATGTACAGCTCatcattctcctctgcagatgaGATTATAGCTGCTAGTCAAGCACCGCCTGCTGAGTCAAGTcctcaggaggaagaggaggaaggagagaagggagacgaGGAAGCAAAGGAAGAGGATGTTGAAGAAGAGAAAAAAGCAGAAG ATGACAATGGAGATATGAaggaagaggcagaagaggaggCTAAAGAAAATGGAGACGATGGAGGAGATGAAAACCAAgaaggtagagatggagaggaggatggagccAATGAAACAGAAGAAGGGCATGATAAGGGAGAAGAGGATGAAAGCAAAAAGGAAGTAGAAGTGGCAGAGGAAAAAGAGAAGCCAAAGGACAAAAATATTTAA
- the LOC112248448 gene encoding neurofilament light polypeptide isoform X1: MSSIAYDPYFPSSSHKRRVMLRSGGYGDSAGGMASRSVYSSHSAPLSYHGSSRLHYPTYSRSSSMLLSTPRSAAAAELDISQAVQVSTEFKAVRTQEKAQLQELNDRFASFIERVHELEQQNKVLDAELLILRQRHGEPSHLRSLYEHEIRQLRAAVEEARDEKQAAQNHRDQMEEVLQSLQGRYEEEVVSREEVEGQLMDARKGADEAALGRAELEKRTETLLDELAFLKRLHEGEIAELQAQVQYNAQVSVEMEVAKPDLSSALRDIRVQYEKLAHRNLQSAEEWFRSKVSVMTEGTARNTDNIRNAKEDAGEYRRLIQTRNQEIEACRDRNQSLENQLQEVEEEQSAEIAALQESIGQLEDELRTTKNEMAQYLKDYQDLLNVKMALDIEIAAYRKLLEGEENRFSAVGPGAMSSVYSQSLCVAPSRNRPMFSMQSSLTSGAPYLRMYSSSFSSADEIIAASQAPPAESSPQEEEEEGEKGDEEAKEEDVEEEKKAEDDNGDMKEEAEEEAKENGDDGGDENQEGRDGEEDGANETEEGHDKGEEDESKKEVEVAEEKEKPKDKNI; this comes from the exons ATGAGTTCCATTGCTTACGACCCTTactttccctcctcttcccacAAGAGGAGGGTGATGCTGCGCAGTGGAGGGTATGGAGACAGTGCAGGAGGGATGGCATCCAGGTCGGTGTATTCCAGCCACTCTGCCCCCCTCTCATACCATGGGTCATCCCGACTGCATTACCCAACATACAGCCGTAGCTCCTCCATGCTGCTGTCTACCCCCAGATCTGCTGCCGCTGCTGAACTCGACATCAGCCAGGCGGTGCAGGTGAGCACTGAGTTCAAGGCCGTGCGGACGCAGGAGAAAGCCCAGCTACAGGAGCTGAATGACCGCTTTGCCAGTTTCATTGAGCGTGTCCACGAGCTGGAGCAGCAGAACAAGGTGCTGGATGCTGAACTGCTGATCCTCAGGCAGAGGCATGGCGAGCCCTCCCACCTCAGGTCCCTGTATGAGCACGAGATCCGCCAGCTCCGTGCTGCTGTGGAGGAGGCCCGCGATGAGAAACAGGCTGCCCAGAACCACAGGGACCAGATGGAGGAGGTGCTACAGAGTCTGCAGGGACGTTATGAAGAGGAGGTAGTGAGcagggaagaggtggaggggCAACTGATGGATGCCAGGAAAGGGGCGGATGAGGCTGCTTTGGGCCGTGCTGAGctggagaagaggacagagacactGCTGGATGAGCTGGCCTTCCTGAAACGTCTCCACGAGGGGGAGATAGCTGAGCTGCAGGCCCAGGTGCAGTACAATGCCCAGGTGTCCGTGGAGATGGAGGTGGCCAAGCCAGACCTGTCTTCAGCCCTCCGAGACATCCGTGTCCAATATGAGAAACTGGCACATCGCAACCTCCAGTCAGCCGAGGAATGGTTCCGCAGCAAGGTGAGTGTGATGACAGAAGGCACCGCCCGCAACACAGACAACATTCGCAATGCCAAAGAAGATGCCGGGGAGTACCGCCGCCTGATTCAAACACGGAACCAGGAGATTGAAGCCTGCCGTGATAGGAACCAGTCCCTGGAGAATCAGTTACAGGAGGTAGAAGAGGAACAGAGTGCTGAGATTGCAGCCCTACAG GAATCAATTGGCCAGCTGGAGGACGAGTTGAGGACAACCAAGAATGAAATGGCTCAGTACCTGAAGGATTATCAAGACCTCTTGAATGTTAAGATGGCTCTGGACATCGAGATCGCAGCTTACAG GAAGCTGCTTGAAGGGGAGGAGAATCGCTTCAGTGCAGTAGGACCAGGGGCAATGTCCAGTGTCTATTCCCAAAGCCTGTGTGTTGCCCCATCCCGCAACCGCCCCATGTTTTCCATGCAGTCCAGCCTGACCTCTGGTGCCCCCTACCTACGCATGTACAGCTCatcattctcctctgcagatgaGATTATAGCTGCTAGTCAAGCACCGCCTGCTGAGTCAAGTcctcaggaggaagaggaggaaggagagaagggagacgaGGAAGCAAAGGAAGAGGATGTTGAAGAAGAGAAAAAAGCAGAAG ATGACAATGGAGATATGAaggaagaggcagaagaggaggCTAAAGAAAATGGAGACGATGGAGGAGATGAAAACCAAgaaggtagagatggagaggaggatggagccAATGAAACAGAAGAAGGGCATGATAAGGGAGAAGAGGATGAAAGCAAAAAGGAAGTAGAAGTGGCAGAGGAAAAAGAGAAGCCAAAGGACAAAAATATTTAA